From one Rhodovulum sp. ES.010 genomic stretch:
- a CDS encoding NUDIX hydrolase, translating into MSRAGGPRASVPRLGALAVLVHDENALLVRRRNPPDAGLWGYPGGHVELGEPVAEAAMRELHEETGVTGQAGASLPHLERIERDAEGLVLSHFLLIPVLCRFAGGVPEAQDDVSDARWVAVADVFDHVVPMSADVDTVLRQALAGPA; encoded by the coding sequence GTGAGCCGGGCGGGCGGCCCACGCGCGTCGGTCCCGCGGCTCGGCGCGCTCGCGGTCTTGGTGCATGACGAAAACGCACTTCTGGTGCGGCGGCGCAACCCGCCCGATGCGGGGCTTTGGGGTTATCCCGGCGGCCATGTGGAACTGGGCGAGCCGGTGGCGGAGGCCGCGATGCGAGAGCTGCACGAAGAGACCGGCGTGACTGGGCAGGCCGGCGCCAGTCTGCCGCATCTCGAACGGATCGAGCGCGATGCCGAGGGCTTGGTCCTGTCGCATTTCCTGCTGATCCCGGTCCTGTGCCGCTTTGCCGGCGGTGTGCCCGAAGCGCAGGACGATGTCAGCGATGCGCGCTGGGTCGCTGTGGCCGATGTGTTCGACCACGTCGTTCCGATGAGCGCCGATGTCGACACGGTGTTGCGCCAGGCGCTCGCGGGGCCGGCCTAA
- a CDS encoding B12-binding domain-containing protein, whose amino-acid sequence MADEDDDLILSDLPDEELVPQMHDDLYDGLKDEIVEGVEILLARGWQPYTVLTEALVAGMTIVGKDFRDGILFVPEVLLAANAMKAGMGILKPLLAETGAPKMGKMVIGTVKGDIHDIGKNLVSMMMEGAGFEVVDLGINTDVDRYIEALATEEPDILGMSALLTTTMPYMKVVIDTMAEKGIRDDYIVLVGGAPLNEEFGRAIGADAYCRDAAVAVETAKEFVARKHNQMAAG is encoded by the coding sequence ATGGCCGATGAAGACGACGACCTGATCCTTTCGGACTTGCCGGACGAGGAACTCGTCCCGCAGATGCATGACGACCTCTATGACGGCCTCAAGGACGAGATCGTGGAGGGGGTCGAAATCTTGCTCGCGCGCGGCTGGCAGCCCTACACGGTCCTGACAGAGGCGCTCGTGGCGGGCATGACCATCGTCGGCAAGGATTTCCGAGACGGCATCCTTTTCGTGCCCGAGGTTCTCTTGGCCGCCAACGCGATGAAGGCGGGCATGGGTATCCTCAAGCCGCTTCTGGCCGAGACCGGCGCTCCCAAGATGGGCAAGATGGTGATCGGCACAGTCAAGGGCGACATCCACGATATCGGCAAGAACCTCGTGTCAATGATGATGGAGGGCGCTGGCTTCGAGGTGGTCGACCTCGGCATCAACACCGATGTCGACCGCTATATCGAGGCCCTGGCCACCGAAGAGCCGGACATCCTGGGCATGTCGGCGCTGCTGACCACCACAATGCCCTACATGAAGGTCGTGATCGACACGATGGCCGAGAAGGGCATCCGGGACGACTACATCGTTCTGGTGGGCGGTGCGCCGCTCAACGAGGAGTTCGGCCGCGCCATTGGGGCCGACGCCTATTGCCGGGACGCCGCCGTGGCTGTCGAGACCGCCAAGGAATTCGTGGCGCGCAAGCACAACCAGATGGCCGCGGGCTGA
- a CDS encoding DUF1638 domain-containing protein, translating into MTRPHDRTLTEAGLAPNGTGRVLVIGCGALAHEILALKRANGWTHLDLTCLPAIWHNHPERIVPGVREAVARYRTSYDRILVAYADCGTGGGLARTCAELGVEMIEGPHCYAFFDGIDMFVTHAEEEITAFYLTDFLARQFDAFVWRPLGLDRHPELISTYFGQYEKLVHLAQTEDAALEARAREYARRLGLAFERRVTGYGDLARFLSQSR; encoded by the coding sequence ATGACCCGCCCGCACGATCGCACTCTGACCGAGGCCGGGCTCGCACCGAACGGCACGGGCCGGGTGCTGGTGATCGGCTGCGGGGCGCTTGCACACGAGATCCTCGCACTCAAGCGCGCGAATGGCTGGACGCATCTCGACCTCACCTGCCTGCCGGCGATCTGGCACAACCACCCCGAACGGATCGTGCCGGGCGTGCGCGAGGCGGTGGCGCGGTACCGGACGTCGTACGACCGCATCCTCGTGGCCTATGCCGATTGCGGCACCGGCGGCGGCCTCGCGCGCACCTGCGCCGAACTCGGGGTCGAGATGATCGAGGGGCCGCATTGCTACGCGTTCTTCGACGGGATCGACATGTTCGTGACCCACGCGGAGGAGGAGATCACGGCTTTCTACCTGACCGATTTCCTCGCCCGCCAGTTCGACGCCTTCGTCTGGCGCCCACTGGGGCTCGACCGGCATCCCGAACTGATCAGTACCTATTTCGGGCAATACGAGAAGCTCGTTCATCTTGCCCAGACCGAGGATGCGGCGTTGGAAGCCCGCGCGCGCGAGTACGCCAGACGGCTTGGACTGGCCTTCGAACGCCGGGTCACCGGCTATGGCGACCTGGCCCGGTTCCTTTCCCAGTCGCGTTAG
- a CDS encoding SufE family protein, translating into MASEAFEDIVETFEFLEDWEDRYRHVIEMGRAMEPLPEAFKVPATKVEGCASQVWLMAEIDGMGPEATYRFKGDSDAMIVRGLIAVLKALYGGLSVAEVLKTDAHGELARLGLDEHLSAQRSNGLRAMVERIRAQAAGAAEAV; encoded by the coding sequence TCGTTGAGACCTTCGAGTTCCTGGAGGACTGGGAAGACCGCTATCGGCACGTCATCGAGATGGGCCGGGCGATGGAGCCGCTACCCGAGGCCTTCAAGGTGCCAGCGACCAAGGTCGAAGGCTGTGCGAGCCAGGTCTGGTTGATGGCCGAGATCGATGGCATGGGGCCGGAGGCGACCTACCGGTTCAAGGGTGACAGCGATGCGATGATCGTGCGCGGGCTGATCGCGGTGCTCAAAGCGCTTTACGGTGGGCTGTCGGTGGCGGAGGTTCTGAAGACAGACGCCCATGGTGAATTGGCGCGACTGGGTCTGGACGAACACCTCTCGGCGCAGCGCTCGAACGGGCTGCGCGCGATGGTCGAACGAATTCGCGCCCAGGCCGCCGGGGCCGCCGAGGCGGTGTGA